In a single window of the Sediminicoccus sp. KRV36 genome:
- a CDS encoding tRNA (guanine(46)-N(7))-methyltransferase TrmB: MSDEDDWPEGIPHRLYGRRRGKKLRPRQERLLSEALPRIRYTDLGFAAGADALWFEVGFGGGEHTLAQMQANPDTAIIASEVYEHGLCSLLTEIIPDGAEATAPLPPRLRLWPADARELLLALPEASLDRLFLMFPDPWPKTRHAKRRFVHPEMVPIVARALKPGGIWRVASDDPTYQAWVREVFAGQAIFTGPPPAETRPEGWPPTRYEAKAFAAGRSPLYWEWRRGS, encoded by the coding sequence ATGAGCGACGAGGATGATTGGCCGGAAGGCATTCCGCATCGGCTCTATGGGCGGCGGCGGGGCAAGAAGCTGCGCCCTCGGCAGGAACGCCTGCTGAGCGAGGCACTTCCGCGCATCCGCTATACCGATCTCGGCTTTGCGGCAGGGGCCGATGCGCTGTGGTTCGAAGTGGGCTTTGGCGGCGGGGAACACACGTTGGCGCAGATGCAGGCCAACCCCGACACCGCCATCATCGCCAGCGAGGTTTACGAGCACGGCCTCTGCTCCCTGCTGACGGAAATCATCCCCGATGGTGCCGAGGCCACGGCGCCGCTGCCGCCCCGCCTGCGCCTCTGGCCCGCCGATGCGCGGGAATTGCTGCTGGCCCTGCCGGAAGCCAGCCTGGACCGCTTGTTCCTGATGTTCCCCGATCCCTGGCCCAAGACGCGCCACGCCAAGCGCCGCTTCGTCCATCCCGAGATGGTCCCCATCGTCGCGCGCGCGCTCAAGCCTGGCGGCATCTGGCGCGTGGCCAGCGATGACCCGACCTACCAGGCCTGGGTGCGTGAGGTCTTTGCCGGGCAGGCGATATTCACGGGGCCCCCGCCCGCGGAAACCCGCCCGGAAGGCTGGCCCCCCACCCGCTACGAAGCGAAGGCCTTCGCGGCAGGACGCAGCCCGCTTTACTGGGAATGGCGGCGCGGAAGCTAG
- the metK gene encoding methionine adenosyltransferase, protein MRDKGEYLFTSESVSEGHPDKVADRISDTVLDTFLEQDPYARVACETLVTTNRVVIAGEVRGPASITPELLMHRARLAIQDIGYEQEGFHWQHAKVECHLHAQSAHIAQGVDAAGNKDEGAGDQGIMFGYACTETPDLMPAPLYYAHLILRRISELRRSNDISVKGLLPDAKSQVTLRYIDGKPVGVTSVVVSTQHEEGLDQAQIKAMVKPLIESSLPAGWMCADNELYINPTGTFVIGGPDGDCGLTGRKIIVDTYGGAAPHGGGAFSGKDPTKVDRSAAYAARYVAKNVVAAGLADKCTIQVSYAIGVAKPLSVYFDLHGTGHDVDEVKLAKVVQELMNLSPRGIREHLHLNRAIYVPTSSYGHFGRTPDDEKGTFTWEKTDLVPALKSAFGR, encoded by the coding sequence ATGCGCGATAAGGGCGAATACCTTTTCACTTCGGAAAGCGTTTCCGAAGGCCACCCCGACAAGGTTGCGGATCGCATCAGCGACACCGTGCTGGACACCTTCCTCGAGCAGGATCCCTATGCGCGCGTCGCGTGCGAGACCCTGGTCACCACGAACCGCGTCGTCATCGCGGGCGAGGTGCGCGGCCCGGCCTCGATCACGCCCGAACTTCTGATGCATCGCGCAAGGCTGGCGATCCAGGATATCGGCTATGAGCAGGAAGGCTTCCATTGGCAGCATGCCAAGGTGGAATGCCATCTGCACGCCCAGTCCGCGCATATCGCCCAGGGCGTTGATGCGGCCGGCAACAAGGATGAAGGCGCCGGCGACCAGGGCATCATGTTCGGTTATGCCTGCACCGAAACGCCCGACCTCATGCCCGCCCCGCTGTATTACGCGCACCTGATCCTGCGCCGCATCAGCGAGCTGCGCCGCAGCAACGACATCTCGGTGAAGGGCCTGCTGCCCGACGCCAAGAGCCAGGTCACGCTGCGCTACATTGACGGCAAGCCCGTCGGCGTCACCTCGGTCGTCGTCTCTACCCAGCATGAGGAAGGCCTGGACCAGGCCCAGATCAAGGCGATGGTGAAGCCCTTGATCGAGAGCTCGCTGCCCGCCGGCTGGATGTGCGCGGATAACGAACTCTACATCAACCCGACCGGCACCTTCGTGATCGGCGGCCCCGATGGCGATTGCGGCCTGACCGGGCGCAAGATCATCGTGGACACCTATGGCGGTGCGGCCCCGCATGGCGGCGGCGCCTTCTCCGGCAAGGACCCGACCAAGGTGGACCGCTCGGCCGCCTATGCCGCGCGCTATGTGGCGAAGAACGTCGTCGCCGCCGGCCTGGCCGACAAGTGCACCATCCAGGTCAGCTACGCCATCGGCGTCGCGAAGCCGCTCTCGGTGTATTTCGACCTGCACGGCACGGGGCATGATGTGGATGAGGTGAAGCTGGCCAAGGTGGTTCAGGAGTTGATGAACCTCTCGCCCCGCGGCATCCGCGAGCATCTGCACCTGAACCGGGCGATCTATGTGCCGACCTCCAGCTATGGCCATTTCGGCCGGACGCCGGATGACGAGAAGGGCACCTTCACCTGGGAAAAGACGGATCTCGTGCCGGCTCTCAAGAGCGCCTTCGGCCGCTGA
- a CDS encoding nucleotide exchange factor GrpE, translating to MNDPQTPSPAETAPETPDMPPAAEPTPEERIATLEAELAEMKDRWLRAEAEVQNVRHRGKDEAEKARNYAVQKFAADMTEVAENLRRGIDLLPKAAEDEPEIIGKMRGGFEGVERFLLQRLEVHGVHRKPAEGQAFDPELHQAMSEAPAPEGVAPGTVIQAWTSAWTLNGRLLKPAMVVVAGQPG from the coding sequence ATGAACGATCCCCAGACCCCATCCCCGGCCGAAACCGCGCCGGAAACCCCCGATATGCCGCCCGCCGCCGAGCCCACGCCGGAGGAGCGCATCGCCACCCTCGAAGCCGAACTGGCCGAGATGAAGGACCGTTGGCTGCGCGCCGAGGCGGAGGTGCAGAATGTCCGTCATCGCGGCAAGGACGAGGCGGAAAAGGCGCGCAACTACGCCGTGCAGAAATTCGCCGCCGACATGACGGAAGTGGCGGAAAACCTGCGCCGCGGCATAGACCTCCTGCCCAAGGCCGCCGAGGACGAGCCCGAGATCATCGGCAAGATGCGTGGCGGCTTCGAGGGGGTGGAGCGGTTTCTGCTGCAACGCCTGGAAGTCCATGGCGTGCATCGCAAGCCCGCCGAGGGCCAAGCCTTCGACCCCGAATTGCACCAGGCGATGAGCGAAGCCCCCGCGCCCGAAGGTGTCGCGCCAGGCACGGTGATCCAGGCCTGGACCAGTGCCTGGACGCTGAATGGCCGCCTGCTGAAGCCGGCCATGGTGGTGGTTGCGGGCCAGCCGGGCTGA
- a CDS encoding NAD(P)/FAD-dependent oxidoreductase: MSEMIETDVAIIGAGPCGLFAVFECGMLKMRCVVVDTLEEIGGQCAALYPEKPIFDIPAHPQIAGAALIERLAEQAAPFAPRYLLNQRVESLAPVEGGFRLTTSAGTELRAKAVIIAAGAGAFGPNRPPLDHLPGYEASGAVRYMVTRREEFRGKRVVIAGGGDSAVDWALSLKDVAAKVVVVHRRPKFRAAPESAAQLEAAAARGEVEMAIPYQLHGLEGDGSKLTNVVLATLKGEELRVPADHLLAFFGLSMELGPIADWGLGLERSHIAVNPATCETNIPGIHAIGDMATYPGKLKLILQGFSEAAMAAHAIHPRVFPGEALHFEYSTSKGVRAA, translated from the coding sequence ATGAGCGAGATGATCGAAACCGACGTGGCCATCATCGGCGCGGGGCCCTGCGGGCTCTTTGCAGTCTTTGAATGCGGCATGCTGAAAATGCGCTGCGTGGTGGTGGACACGCTGGAGGAAATCGGTGGCCAATGCGCCGCCCTCTATCCCGAAAAGCCGATCTTCGACATCCCGGCCCACCCGCAGATCGCCGGGGCGGCGTTGATCGAGCGCCTGGCGGAACAGGCCGCCCCCTTCGCGCCGCGCTATCTGCTCAACCAGCGTGTCGAGTCGCTGGCACCAGTGGAGGGCGGCTTCCGGCTGACCACCAGCGCCGGCACCGAGTTGCGGGCCAAGGCCGTGATCATCGCGGCCGGGGCCGGCGCCTTTGGCCCGAACCGCCCGCCGCTGGATCATCTGCCCGGCTACGAGGCCAGCGGCGCGGTGCGCTACATGGTCACCAGGCGCGAGGAGTTTCGCGGCAAGCGTGTGGTGATCGCCGGCGGCGGCGACAGCGCTGTGGATTGGGCGCTGAGCCTGAAGGATGTGGCGGCCAAGGTGGTGGTGGTGCATCGCCGCCCGAAATTCCGCGCCGCCCCCGAGAGTGCCGCTCAGCTCGAAGCCGCGGCCGCGCGGGGTGAGGTGGAGATGGCCATCCCCTATCAGCTGCACGGCCTGGAGGGCGACGGGTCGAAGCTCACCAACGTCGTTCTCGCCACACTCAAGGGCGAGGAGTTGCGCGTCCCCGCCGATCACCTGCTGGCCTTCTTCGGCCTCTCCATGGAACTGGGGCCCATCGCCGATTGGGGGCTGGGGCTGGAGCGCAGCCACATCGCCGTCAATCCCGCGACCTGCGAGACGAATATTCCGGGCATCCATGCGATTGGCGACATGGCGACCTATCCGGGCAAGCTGAAGCTGATCCTCCAGGGCTTTTCCGAGGCGGCCATGGCGGCGCACGCGATCCATCCGCGCGTCTTCCCGGGCGAGGCGCTGCATTTCGAATATTCCACCAGCAAGGGCGTCCGCGCGGCGTGA
- a CDS encoding DUF938 domain-containing protein → MTTPQVPGPDEAGPGAADARRFAPAAARNRDALLACLAGILPQAGLVLEVASGTGEHAVHVAASLPGLIWQPSDPAAEARASIDAWAAGVANIRPALALDASAWPWPITQADALLCVNMIHIAPWAACLGLLRGAGAILPPGAPLVLYGPFIRAGIETAASNLDFDASLRARDPAWGLRALEDVAAAASGFGLEQVIEMPANNLTVVFRRLG, encoded by the coding sequence GTGACCACACCGCAAGTGCCTGGGCCGGACGAAGCTGGGCCGGGTGCGGCGGATGCGCGCCGCTTCGCCCCCGCCGCCGCGCGCAACCGCGATGCGCTGCTGGCCTGCCTGGCCGGCATTCTGCCCCAGGCCGGCCTGGTGCTGGAGGTGGCCTCTGGCACGGGGGAGCATGCGGTGCATGTCGCGGCCAGCCTGCCCGGCCTGATCTGGCAGCCCAGCGACCCTGCGGCGGAAGCGCGGGCCAGCATTGATGCCTGGGCGGCCGGGGTGGCGAATATCCGCCCGGCCCTGGCGCTGGATGCCAGCGCCTGGCCCTGGCCCATCACGCAGGCGGATGCGTTGCTCTGTGTGAACATGATCCATATCGCGCCCTGGGCGGCCTGCCTGGGCCTGCTGCGCGGGGCCGGGGCGATCCTGCCGCCCGGTGCGCCCCTGGTGCTCTACGGCCCCTTTATCCGCGCCGGGATCGAAACGGCGGCGAGCAACCTCGATTTCGATGCGAGCCTGCGGGCGCGCGACCCCGCCTGGGGCCTGCGCGCGCTGGAGGATGTGGCGGCGGCGGCATCGGGCTTTGGCCTGGAGCAGGTGATCGAGATGCCGGCGAACAACCTGACGGTGGTGTTTCGCCGGCTTGGCTGA